The Methanosphaera stadtmanae DSM 3091 genome includes a window with the following:
- the mtxX gene encoding methanogenesis marker protein Mmp4/MtxX yields MKIAIGLGENKNVLEAVKQFPYDIKIARTNEELLNYLNNPEIDGVIRGSLESNIIMDLKKKYPHIFRASILEKDGHKFMLTPVGIDECDTIKAKKTIIRECSRIIKQTGHTPKIALISGGRKQDKGRSPKIDHSIDECEQIVQDLKDECNIKHYYILIEEAIKDHANVIIAPDGISGNIIFRSLVLVAGIKSYGALTLKQEKLFIDTSRSQTTEGYVNAITLLTNIIKTKNK; encoded by the coding sequence ATGAAAATTGCAATTGGACTTGGAGAAAATAAAAATGTTTTAGAAGCAGTGAAACAATTTCCATATGATATAAAAATAGCAAGGACAAATGAAGAATTACTGAATTATTTAAATAATCCAGAAATAGATGGTGTTATAAGAGGATCACTTGAATCAAACATTATCATGGATCTTAAAAAGAAGTATCCCCATATATTTAGAGCTTCCATACTTGAAAAAGATGGACATAAATTCATGTTAACACCTGTTGGTATTGATGAATGTGATACTATAAAAGCTAAAAAAACAATAATACGTGAATGTTCTAGAATTATCAAACAAACTGGACACACTCCAAAAATAGCATTGATTTCTGGTGGAAGAAAACAAGATAAGGGTAGAAGTCCCAAAATAGATCATAGTATTGATGAATGTGAACAAATAGTTCAAGATTTAAAAGATGAATGTAATATAAAACATTACTATATTCTAATTGAAGAAGCAATAAAAGACCATGCAAATGTAATAATTGCACCTGATGGAATAAGTGGAAATATTATTTTCAGAAGCTTAGTCTTAGTAGCTGGAATAAAAAGTTATGGTGCTCTTACATTGAAACAAGAAAAATTATTCATAGATACTTCTCGTTCACAAACTACTGAAGGTTATGTTAATGCAATAACTCTACTGACAAATATTATTAAAACTAAAAATAAGTGA
- the uppS gene encoding polyprenyl diphosphate synthase codes for MILLQPLYSLYEWYITRNLEADKMPNHVAIIMDGNRRYSKIQGNMDPIEGHKKGVDTLENVIEWCIDLGINIVTVYAFSTENFNRDKKEVEGLMDLFVQSFLNISTNKKIHKNKIRLNAVGKLELFPKKVRDAIDTAEESTKDYNERMINIAMGYDGRVEIVDAFKKIAREVQKGNIEPDEINEKMINDNLYTAGLEDPNLVIRTSGEERLSGFLLWQSSYSELYFTDSLWPQLRKVDFLRAIRSYTQRQRRFGR; via the coding sequence ATGATATTATTACAACCCTTATACTCATTATATGAATGGTATATTACAAGAAACCTTGAAGCAGATAAGATGCCAAACCATGTTGCAATAATAATGGATGGTAATAGACGTTACTCTAAAATTCAAGGAAATATGGATCCAATAGAAGGTCATAAAAAGGGAGTGGATACACTAGAAAATGTTATTGAATGGTGTATTGATTTAGGTATTAATATTGTAACAGTCTATGCATTTTCAACTGAGAACTTCAATAGAGATAAAAAGGAAGTAGAGGGTTTAATGGATTTATTTGTTCAAAGTTTTTTAAATATTAGTACAAATAAGAAAATTCATAAAAATAAGATACGATTAAATGCTGTTGGTAAATTAGAATTGTTTCCAAAAAAAGTTAGAGATGCAATTGACACTGCAGAAGAATCTACAAAAGATTATAATGAAAGAATGATTAATATTGCAATGGGTTATGATGGAAGAGTAGAAATTGTAGATGCATTTAAGAAGATTGCAAGAGAAGTTCAAAAGGGTAATATTGAACCTGATGAAATAAATGAAAAAATGATTAATGATAATTTATATACAGCAGGACTTGAAGATCCAAATCTAGTAATACGTACTAGTGGAGAAGAAAGATTAAGTGGATTCCTATTATGGCAATCTTCCTACTCCGAATTATATTTTACAGATAGTCTTTGGCCACAACTAAGAAAAGTAGATTTTCTACGCGCAATAAGATCATATACACAAAGACAAAGAAGATTTGGAAGATAA